The following proteins come from a genomic window of Synechococcus sp. BIOS-E4-1:
- a CDS encoding EF-1 guanine nucleotide exchange domain-containing protein, producing MGLTAIECPDGVCHSHHGGHAVDRITMEHLLAEHGREWCERLAERIYEMSVDTFSQTVMPSLHAAGWQRRHLDWEFKLRELDSEPDRTLVDGIINATESFLRSSEVHRLFIQELVQGTFDEASDDHLRAEAVRHLIEKEILTLLENNRAELMDRLTARIIEPAGGQVDRAQKAASEGLIEVERLLCNHTESL from the coding sequence ATGGGACTCACCGCAATCGAATGCCCTGATGGCGTCTGCCACAGCCACCACGGCGGTCATGCCGTGGACCGCATCACAATGGAACACCTCCTGGCTGAACACGGCCGTGAATGGTGCGAGCGCCTGGCGGAACGCATCTATGAAATGTCGGTGGACACGTTCTCCCAGACCGTGATGCCAAGCCTGCATGCAGCGGGCTGGCAGCGACGTCATCTCGACTGGGAGTTCAAGCTCAGGGAACTGGATTCGGAGCCCGATCGCACCCTGGTGGACGGAATCATCAACGCCACCGAAAGCTTTCTGCGCAGCAGTGAGGTGCATCGCCTGTTCATCCAGGAGCTCGTCCAGGGGACGTTCGATGAAGCCTCAGACGACCATCTGCGTGCGGAAGCCGTGCGGCACTTGATCGAGAAGGAGATCCTGACACTTCTGGAGAACAACAGAGCTGAACTGATGGATCGCCTGACAGCCAGAATCATCGAACCAGCAGGCGGTCAGGTTGATCGGGCTCAGAAGGCCGCTTCAGAGGGCTTGATAGAAGTGGAGCGGTTGCTCTGCAATCACACCGAATCACTCTGA
- a CDS encoding pseudouridine synthase, whose protein sequence is MLRRTLLTLLLHKPYGVLSQFTPEPVSRWGCLADWVNVPDVYAAGRLDADSEGLLLLTADGRLQQRLTDPRFGHWRTYWVQVEGSPDQRQLDALCDGVMVKQQLTRPARVEPLAAEHQQTLTERNPPIRTRLSIPTTWLQLSLREGRNRQVRRMTAAVGLPTLRLIRRSIDLMDGGPPLNLSGLASGQWREITSDEHQRLGALLNRQPKRR, encoded by the coding sequence CTGCTTCGGCGAACACTCCTGACACTTCTGCTTCACAAGCCATACGGAGTCCTCAGCCAGTTCACACCGGAACCGGTCAGCCGATGGGGCTGCCTTGCCGACTGGGTGAATGTCCCTGATGTCTACGCGGCAGGTCGTCTTGACGCAGACAGCGAAGGGCTGCTGCTCCTCACCGCCGACGGTCGCCTGCAGCAACGACTGACAGACCCACGCTTCGGCCATTGGCGCACTTACTGGGTGCAGGTGGAGGGCAGCCCTGATCAACGCCAGCTGGATGCCCTTTGCGACGGGGTGATGGTCAAACAGCAGCTCACCAGGCCTGCGAGGGTCGAACCTCTTGCTGCTGAACACCAGCAAACACTTACGGAACGCAACCCGCCAATCCGCACCAGGCTCAGCATTCCCACCACCTGGTTGCAACTCAGCCTGAGGGAAGGACGCAATCGCCAGGTGCGTCGCATGACTGCGGCCGTGGGGCTTCCAACATTGCGACTGATCCGCCGCAGCATTGATCTGATGGATGGAGGACCACCTCTCAACCTCAGCGGCCTCGCGTCAGGTCAATGGCGTGAAATCACGTCGGACGAGCATCAACGTCTTGGAGCACTACTCAACCGGCAGCCAAAACGCCGGTGA
- the infA gene encoding translation initiation factor IF-1: MIETSGVIEKEQGNGFYLVTLEQPAGHQCLCRAAGKLTKFRIKLLAGDKVLVEISPYDLTRGRITYRERNAGAPGGRPGGNRPGGPRRR, encoded by the coding sequence ATGATTGAAACCTCGGGTGTGATCGAGAAGGAACAGGGCAACGGGTTTTACCTGGTGACCCTGGAACAGCCCGCAGGTCATCAGTGCCTCTGCCGCGCAGCAGGCAAGCTCACCAAGTTCCGAATCAAACTGCTGGCCGGAGACAAAGTGCTGGTGGAGATCAGCCCTTATGACCTGACCCGTGGCCGGATCACCTACAGGGAACGCAACGCTGGTGCCCCCGGAGGTCGTCCCGGTGGTAACCGTCCGGGTGGACCTCGTCGCCGTTGA
- a CDS encoding Nif11-like leader peptide family natural product precursor has translation MSESALASFVNLTRSDSQVRDQVRQAATPMHVVNLAKEKGHVFTQATMMKMQAEKMKQLHDDHINDASSWGEALLICFGEHS, from the coding sequence GTGTCCGAGTCCGCTCTCGCCTCTTTCGTCAACCTGACTCGGTCTGATTCCCAGGTCCGTGATCAGGTGCGTCAGGCAGCGACTCCCATGCATGTGGTGAACCTGGCCAAGGAAAAGGGTCACGTCTTCACCCAGGCCACCATGATGAAAATGCAGGCCGAAAAAATGAAGCAGCTGCACGATGATCACATCAACGATGCCTCCAGCTGGGGTGAAGCACTGTTGATCTGCTTCGGCGAACACTCCTGA
- a CDS encoding Re/Si-specific NAD(P)(+) transhydrogenase subunit alpha yields METAAGETRVAASPETVKKFTALGCRVILEKGAGQTSGYLDQAYAEAGAELVPNGDSTAWSQADVLLCVQPPAENALTQLRHGALVVGLLAPYANAELAAALQKSGLSAMALELLPRISRAQSADALSSQANIAGYKSVLLASAALDRYFPMLMTAAGTVQPARVVILGAGVAGLQAVATARRLGAVVYVSDIRPAVKEQVESLGARFIDPPEMEDKPAESGGYAKQASDAFLAAQRQQLSDQLAEADVAICTAQVPGRRAPRLISEDMLDRMRPGAVVVDLAVAQGGNCADTVPAETIDRNGVKLIGANDLPCTVPNHASAMYARNLLALLQPTLKDGQLTLDSEDELIAGCLISQDGTIRRGDVLTPGAN; encoded by the coding sequence GTGGAGACCGCAGCGGGCGAAACCCGCGTTGCGGCCTCACCGGAAACCGTCAAGAAATTCACTGCACTCGGCTGCAGGGTCATCCTTGAGAAGGGTGCTGGACAGACATCCGGCTATCTGGATCAGGCCTATGCCGAGGCTGGAGCAGAACTGGTGCCCAACGGGGACAGCACGGCCTGGTCTCAGGCTGATGTTTTGCTCTGTGTTCAGCCACCCGCTGAGAATGCCCTCACTCAGCTCCGTCATGGAGCTCTGGTGGTGGGTCTTCTTGCTCCCTACGCGAACGCTGAGCTGGCGGCGGCTCTGCAGAAGTCGGGTCTTTCGGCCATGGCCCTTGAACTGCTTCCTCGCATCAGCCGTGCTCAGTCCGCCGATGCGTTGTCGTCGCAGGCCAACATCGCCGGCTACAAGTCGGTGCTCCTTGCTTCGGCAGCACTGGACCGTTATTTCCCGATGCTGATGACGGCTGCCGGCACCGTGCAGCCGGCTCGTGTTGTGATTCTTGGGGCCGGAGTAGCCGGCCTGCAGGCGGTTGCCACGGCAAGGAGGCTTGGTGCTGTCGTTTATGTCAGCGACATCCGCCCGGCTGTAAAGGAACAGGTGGAATCGCTTGGAGCCCGTTTCATCGATCCCCCTGAGATGGAGGACAAGCCTGCGGAATCCGGAGGCTATGCGAAGCAGGCCTCCGACGCTTTTCTCGCGGCGCAACGCCAGCAGCTCTCCGACCAGCTGGCGGAGGCGGATGTGGCCATCTGCACAGCTCAGGTTCCAGGTCGTCGTGCTCCACGGCTGATCAGTGAGGACATGCTGGATCGCATGCGTCCAGGAGCCGTCGTTGTGGATTTGGCGGTTGCCCAGGGAGGTAATTGCGCCGACACTGTTCCCGCTGAGACCATTGATCGCAATGGCGTGAAGCTGATCGGTGCCAACGATCTGCCCTGCACGGTTCCCAATCACGCCAGTGCGATGTACGCCCGCAATTTGCTGGCTTTGCTTCAACCGACCCTGAAGGATGGTCAGCTCACTCTCGACAGCGAGGACGAGCTGATCGCCGGATGCCTGATCAGTCAGGACGGCACCATCCGCCGCGGAGACGTTCTCACCCCTGGAGCCAACTGA
- a CDS encoding NAD(P)(+) transhydrogenase (Re/Si-specific) subunit beta translates to MEFLNYAIDLVAVLLLALGIKGLSKVRSARSANQLAAVAMALAVIGLLISYLGTPSFDGQAWSWIIVGSLVGGVLGAITAQRVPMTSMPETVALFNGCGGMSSLLVALAAALFPGTLDDGTLVAVVSIVISVFVGSITFTGSIVAMAKLQGWLSTPPWMQSKIRHLVNIALAVVCLVAAIKLIASDGSSQAGLWLLMIASGLLGIGVTLPIGGADMPVVISLLNSYSGVAAAAAGFVVGSQLLIVAGAMVGAAGLILTQVMCNGMNRSLVSVLFGGALGAGSSSGGGGGEYTNITSCSVEECALTLEAAERVVIVPGYGLAVAQAQHTLREVTRSLEGAGIQVDYAIHPVAGRMPGHMNVLLAEADVPYEQLKEMDIINPDFPATDVVLVLGANDVVNPQAKNDPDSPLYGMPVLDVQQARTVFVVKRGMSAGYSGIKNDLFELANTSMVFGDAKKVLGDLLGELKELGVGKK, encoded by the coding sequence ATGGAGTTCCTGAACTACGCCATCGATCTCGTTGCCGTTCTGCTGCTGGCACTCGGCATCAAAGGTCTTTCCAAGGTGCGCTCTGCGCGGAGTGCCAATCAGCTCGCCGCGGTTGCCATGGCACTCGCTGTCATTGGCCTTCTGATCAGTTATCTGGGCACCCCAAGCTTCGATGGACAGGCCTGGTCCTGGATCATCGTCGGCTCACTTGTCGGTGGAGTGCTGGGTGCGATCACAGCCCAGCGGGTGCCCATGACCTCCATGCCCGAAACCGTGGCGCTGTTCAACGGCTGTGGCGGCATGTCATCGCTGTTGGTGGCTCTGGCCGCGGCACTGTTCCCCGGAACACTCGATGACGGCACGCTCGTGGCGGTTGTGTCGATTGTGATCTCCGTCTTTGTTGGCTCCATCACCTTCACAGGCTCGATCGTGGCGATGGCCAAGCTGCAGGGCTGGCTCTCAACGCCTCCCTGGATGCAAAGCAAGATCCGCCATCTGGTGAACATCGCTCTGGCCGTTGTTTGTCTTGTGGCTGCGATCAAGCTGATCGCTTCCGATGGCAGCAGTCAGGCCGGGTTGTGGTTGTTGATGATCGCCTCAGGCTTGCTCGGTATCGGCGTCACCCTGCCGATCGGCGGCGCAGACATGCCTGTTGTGATCTCTCTGCTGAACAGCTATTCAGGTGTGGCCGCAGCCGCAGCCGGTTTTGTTGTGGGAAGCCAGCTTCTGATCGTGGCGGGTGCCATGGTCGGCGCCGCTGGTCTGATCCTCACCCAGGTGATGTGCAACGGCATGAATCGCTCACTGGTCTCGGTGCTGTTTGGTGGAGCTCTGGGAGCCGGGTCCTCCTCGGGCGGTGGCGGTGGTGAATACACCAACATCACCAGCTGCAGCGTTGAGGAGTGTGCGCTCACCCTTGAAGCGGCTGAGCGGGTGGTGATTGTGCCCGGCTACGGGCTGGCGGTGGCCCAGGCTCAGCACACGCTCAGGGAGGTCACCCGTTCCTTGGAAGGCGCTGGGATTCAGGTTGATTACGCCATTCATCCCGTGGCTGGGCGGATGCCGGGTCATATGAATGTGTTGCTCGCGGAAGCTGATGTGCCCTACGAGCAGCTCAAGGAAATGGACATCATCAATCCTGATTTCCCTGCCACGGATGTGGTTCTGGTGCTGGGGGCGAATGATGTCGTCAATCCCCAGGCCAAGAACGACCCAGACTCACCTCTCTATGGCATGCCGGTGCTTGATGTGCAGCAGGCCCGCACGGTCTTTGTCGTGAAACGCGGCATGAGCGCTGGTTATTCCGGGATCAAGAACGATCTCTTTGAGCTGGCCAACACGTCGATGGTGTTTGGTGATGCCAAGAAAGTTCTTGGTGATCTGCTCGGTGAGCTGAAGGAGCTCGGTGTTGGTAAGAAGTGA
- a CDS encoding 1-deoxy-D-xylulose-5-phosphate reductoisomerase — MKAISVLGSTGSIGTQTLEIVQDFPDQFRVVALTAGRNLPLLVEQIQRHSPEVVALADDSLLKGLEERLNSLPADQQPQRQPELVGGPGGLNVAASWDTADLVVTGIVGCAGLLPTLAAIRAGKDLALANKETLIAAGPVVLPELKKSGSRLLPADSEHSAIFQCLQGTPWADNARLSTGVPTPGLRRIQLTASGGAFRDWAAADLEKASVADATSHPNWSMGRKITVDSASLMNKGLEVIEAHYLFGLDYDHIEIVIHPQSIIHSMIELADSSVLAQLGWPDMKLPILYCMSWPSRLETPWRRLNLTEVGQLTFNEPDPAKYPCMQLAYAAGRAGGTMPAVLNAANEEAVAQFLEERIHFLDIPDLIETVCERHQSDRTDQPQLDDVLAVDQWARIAVREQVDRGTRRLPLTAMAA, encoded by the coding sequence GTGAAAGCCATCAGCGTGCTGGGCTCCACCGGCTCAATTGGTACTCAAACTCTCGAAATCGTTCAGGACTTCCCGGACCAGTTCCGTGTGGTAGCGCTGACAGCCGGTCGCAACCTGCCCCTGCTCGTGGAGCAGATCCAGCGACACAGCCCCGAGGTGGTGGCCCTTGCTGATGACTCTCTGCTCAAGGGACTGGAGGAACGGCTGAACTCGCTCCCCGCAGATCAACAGCCTCAGCGGCAACCGGAACTGGTGGGAGGTCCCGGAGGTCTGAACGTTGCGGCCTCCTGGGACACGGCAGACCTGGTGGTGACAGGCATTGTCGGCTGTGCAGGCCTGCTTCCAACCCTGGCGGCCATCCGGGCCGGCAAGGACCTGGCACTGGCCAACAAGGAAACCCTGATCGCGGCAGGGCCTGTTGTGCTGCCGGAACTCAAGAAAAGCGGCAGCCGGCTCCTGCCAGCTGATTCGGAACACTCCGCCATCTTCCAGTGCCTGCAGGGCACACCCTGGGCCGACAATGCCCGTCTTTCCACGGGTGTTCCGACTCCGGGCCTACGCAGGATCCAGCTCACGGCCTCAGGTGGTGCCTTCCGGGACTGGGCCGCCGCCGATCTGGAGAAAGCCTCAGTAGCCGATGCCACCTCCCATCCCAACTGGAGCATGGGCAGAAAGATCACCGTTGACTCAGCTTCGCTGATGAACAAAGGGCTTGAGGTGATCGAAGCCCACTATCTGTTCGGGCTCGACTACGACCACATCGAAATCGTCATTCACCCGCAGAGCATCATTCACTCGATGATCGAGCTGGCTGACTCCTCGGTCCTGGCGCAGCTGGGATGGCCCGACATGAAGCTGCCGATCCTCTACTGCATGAGTTGGCCTTCACGGCTGGAGACCCCCTGGCGTCGCCTCAATCTCACCGAAGTCGGGCAACTCACCTTCAACGAACCTGATCCCGCTAAATACCCCTGCATGCAACTGGCCTACGCCGCCGGCAGGGCCGGCGGAACCATGCCGGCTGTGCTCAATGCCGCGAATGAAGAAGCGGTGGCCCAGTTTCTGGAAGAGCGGATTCATTTCCTCGACATTCCCGACCTGATCGAAACAGTCTGCGAGCGCCACCAATCCGACCGGACCGACCAGCCGCAACTGGATGATGTGCTGGCTGTGGATCAGTGGGCCCGTATCGCCGTGCGCGAACAGGTTGATCGGGGCACACGCCGTCTACCGCTCACTGCCATGGCGGCGTGA
- a CDS encoding DEAD/DEAH box helicase translates to MDPGTAAARDVLIHAGPGAGKTLGALLSFQVMQSEGRLQRALIFCHRTSILSQWQGAAALLGLQLELWNGPKSASEAADGWLLSYQGAGRQQESLKAELEHWNQELLLAIADEAHHLGVDPDEPDGPVWGRTFLELSSHARLRLGLTGTPFRADNLAFCAARRVRVEEAGQLVEQIHPDLSVEPRELIEAGDVRPLEFRFQDGWVEHGQEGLPDREISPLSAEQRESWRARNLRRAIRLSDSSSIAQLLLLRARTKLTSVRKRHPRAGGLVIARDIEHARSITLLLEEEGDRVDLVHSQDPGASERLNGFQSGDADWLVSIDMCAEGFDASRLRVVAYLTTVVTRSRFVQGITRAVRMCGDRASLEAVPREPSYVFAPADPLLMQYARSWSLSEPYRIAAPQSADDNDSNLGGNWRGPSLPMEAIEDGAGALIRMRTPQLPGFLQR, encoded by the coding sequence CTGGATCCAGGCACGGCCGCTGCACGTGATGTTCTGATTCATGCCGGTCCAGGCGCTGGCAAGACTCTTGGCGCCTTGCTGTCCTTCCAAGTGATGCAGTCGGAGGGCAGGCTTCAACGCGCTCTGATTTTCTGTCATCGCACCTCGATTCTCAGCCAGTGGCAGGGTGCTGCAGCCCTGCTGGGCCTGCAGCTTGAGCTCTGGAACGGGCCTAAGAGCGCCTCAGAAGCCGCCGACGGTTGGCTGCTCAGCTATCAGGGTGCAGGGCGTCAGCAGGAGTCTCTGAAAGCCGAACTCGAGCACTGGAACCAGGAACTGCTGCTGGCCATCGCCGACGAAGCGCATCACCTGGGAGTTGACCCCGATGAACCCGACGGACCTGTGTGGGGGCGAACGTTTCTTGAGCTCAGTAGCCATGCCCGTCTGCGACTCGGCTTAACAGGAACACCGTTCCGCGCCGACAACCTCGCGTTCTGTGCCGCCAGACGGGTGCGGGTGGAGGAAGCAGGCCAGCTCGTGGAGCAGATCCATCCGGATCTCTCGGTGGAACCGAGAGAACTGATCGAAGCTGGCGATGTTCGTCCGCTGGAATTTCGTTTCCAGGACGGCTGGGTGGAACACGGCCAGGAAGGACTGCCTGACCGGGAGATTTCCCCACTGTCAGCGGAACAGAGGGAAAGCTGGAGAGCTCGGAATCTGCGCCGTGCGATTCGGCTTTCCGACAGCAGCAGCATTGCCCAATTGCTGCTGCTAAGAGCCCGAACCAAGCTCACCAGCGTTCGCAAACGTCACCCACGTGCCGGCGGGCTGGTGATCGCCCGCGATATTGAGCACGCACGCAGCATCACCCTGCTGCTTGAGGAGGAAGGCGACCGGGTGGATCTGGTGCATTCCCAGGATCCAGGAGCATCAGAACGCCTCAATGGATTTCAGAGCGGTGATGCCGACTGGCTGGTGAGCATTGATATGTGTGCGGAAGGATTCGACGCCTCACGACTCAGGGTGGTCGCTTATCTGACCACGGTTGTGACTCGCAGTCGTTTCGTTCAGGGCATCACGAGAGCCGTGCGCATGTGCGGGGATAGGGCCTCACTGGAAGCGGTGCCACGAGAGCCGTCCTACGTGTTTGCTCCTGCGGATCCATTGCTGATGCAATACGCCCGCAGTTGGTCTCTGTCTGAGCCCTACCGCATTGCAGCTCCGCAAAGCGCAGACGACAACGACAGCAATTTGGGAGGTAACTGGCGAGGCCCGTCGCTGCCGATGGAAGCGATTGAGGACGGTGCAGGCGCTTTGATCAGGATGCGCACTCCGCAGTTACCCGGATTTTTGCAGCGTTGA
- the trxB gene encoding thioredoxin-disulfide reductase, with the protein MAVENLVIVGSGPAGYTAAIYAARANLNPLLITGFQRGGIPGGQLMTTTHVENFPGFPDGVLGPDLMDLMKAQATRWGTRLIEADADRIDLSQRPYRIEVEGQIVESQSLIIATGASANRLGLPNEERFWSKGISACAICDGATPQFRNEELAVVGGGDSACEEAVYLTKYGSHVHLLVRSDRLRASAAMSDRVQANPLIRVHWNTQVSDVQGDDWLSSLNLHRRDSGLDEELAVRGMFYAIGHTPNTELVRDQLDCDPIGYLVTQPGRPETSMEGVFAAGDVADGEWRQGVTAAGSGCQAALAAERWLSHHNLATLVKREQAEPAQAETPKTTAETTEATYDSNALWQKGSYALRKLYHDSTRPLLVVYTSPSCGPCHVLKPQLKRVLDELQGEAQGIEIDIEADQAIAQQAGVNGTPTVQLFFDKQLKQQWRGVKQRSEFTDSIRSVLSKA; encoded by the coding sequence ATGGCGGTTGAAAATCTGGTGATCGTGGGGTCCGGCCCAGCCGGCTACACAGCCGCCATCTATGCCGCCCGTGCCAATCTCAATCCCCTTCTCATCACAGGGTTTCAGAGGGGTGGCATCCCCGGTGGCCAGCTGATGACCACTACCCATGTTGAAAACTTCCCCGGTTTTCCTGATGGTGTTCTCGGTCCAGACCTGATGGACTTGATGAAAGCCCAGGCCACCCGCTGGGGAACAAGGCTGATTGAAGCTGATGCCGACCGCATTGATCTCAGCCAGCGTCCTTATCGGATTGAAGTCGAAGGGCAGATCGTTGAATCGCAATCGCTGATCATCGCCACAGGGGCCAGCGCTAATCGGCTTGGACTGCCGAATGAGGAGCGCTTCTGGAGCAAGGGCATCAGCGCCTGTGCCATCTGCGATGGCGCCACACCTCAGTTTCGCAACGAAGAATTAGCTGTGGTCGGCGGGGGCGATTCAGCGTGTGAGGAAGCGGTCTATCTCACCAAATACGGCAGCCATGTCCATCTGCTGGTGCGTTCAGACCGTCTGCGCGCCAGTGCGGCAATGAGTGACCGCGTTCAGGCCAATCCCCTGATCCGCGTGCACTGGAACACCCAGGTGAGCGACGTTCAAGGTGATGACTGGCTGAGCAGCCTCAACCTGCATCGACGTGACAGCGGTCTCGATGAAGAGCTGGCTGTCCGAGGCATGTTTTACGCCATCGGACACACTCCCAACACAGAACTGGTTCGCGACCAGCTCGACTGCGATCCAATCGGTTACCTGGTCACCCAACCGGGTCGACCGGAGACCTCAATGGAAGGTGTGTTCGCAGCAGGTGATGTCGCCGATGGTGAGTGGCGTCAGGGCGTCACCGCCGCTGGCAGCGGCTGTCAGGCCGCCCTCGCCGCCGAACGCTGGCTCAGTCATCACAATCTGGCAACACTGGTGAAAAGGGAACAGGCCGAGCCAGCCCAAGCAGAAACACCAAAGACCACTGCTGAGACCACTGAAGCCACCTACGACTCAAACGCCCTGTGGCAGAAAGGCAGCTATGCCTTACGGAAGCTTTATCACGACAGCACTCGGCCCCTGCTTGTGGTCTATACATCGCCAAGCTGCGGTCCCTGCCACGTGCTGAAACCCCAGCTGAAGCGAGTACTTGATGAGCTGCAAGGAGAAGCCCAGGGAATCGAAATCGATATCGAAGCCGACCAGGCGATCGCACAACAGGCCGGAGTCAATGGCACCCCGACGGTTCAGCTGTTTTTCGACAAGCAACTTAAGCAGCAGTGGCGTGGGGTGAAGCAGCGCAGTGAGTTCACGGACTCGATCCGCTCGGTGCTCAGCAAAGCCTGA
- a CDS encoding NAD(P) transhydrogenase subunit alpha, translating into MDSLVLMGAATASQTPPLVNALWVLLLGSLLGFELIGKVPPTLHTPLMSGANAISGITMLAALTAIIKADGSTPLLVLGSVSLGFALFNVIGGFLVTDRMLAMFSRKPARKENS; encoded by the coding sequence ATGGATTCCCTTGTTCTCATGGGTGCGGCCACTGCCTCCCAAACCCCACCTCTGGTGAATGCCCTCTGGGTCCTGCTGCTCGGAAGCCTGCTCGGCTTCGAATTGATCGGCAAGGTCCCCCCAACGCTGCACACACCCTTGATGAGCGGAGCCAATGCCATCTCCGGCATCACGATGCTGGCCGCACTCACCGCGATCATCAAGGCGGATGGGAGCACCCCACTCCTGGTTCTCGGCTCGGTCTCGCTTGGCTTCGCCCTCTTCAACGTGATCGGTGGCTTCCTGGTCACTGACCGCATGCTCGCCATGTTCAGCCGCAAGCCAGCCCGCAAGGAGAACAGCTGA
- a CDS encoding ferredoxin: MISHHLLLCATATKAKCCDPTLGAASWEALKLGVRELALEKPDRPEGVVLRSKADCLRSCDQQGPVLLIWPDGIWYGGVTPERIRRILEEHVIGGRPCEDWVIRRSPFSDRHQR; the protein is encoded by the coding sequence GTGATCAGTCACCACCTGCTGCTCTGTGCAACGGCCACCAAGGCCAAATGCTGTGATCCGACGCTGGGCGCAGCCAGCTGGGAGGCATTGAAACTTGGCGTGCGAGAACTGGCACTGGAGAAACCGGACAGGCCGGAGGGCGTTGTTCTGCGCAGCAAGGCTGACTGCCTGAGATCCTGTGATCAACAGGGTCCTGTGCTGCTGATCTGGCCTGATGGAATTTGGTACGGCGGTGTCACACCCGAACGGATCAGACGCATCCTCGAAGAGCATGTGATCGGTGGCCGTCCCTGTGAAGACTGGGTGATCCGCCGGAGCCCATTCAGCGATCGACATCAGCGCTGA
- a CDS encoding YheT family hydrolase, with product MGFHSRLQHNPQLLGQLGVVTYQQRWPWVGGDLQTLRDTIRPVPLPEDQGEPIRIAVPALTSGAAAAGELLAFLDRPLPTSAGDPVTPRALVLALHGLGGSSRREGLRRLGLTLQRQGFAVLRLNLRGADPGRDLAGGTYAAACNSDLLPAVARARELCRQLAPSTSVLPLFGAGVSLGGTMLLNGCLASPEQRAKAGLPSDQLVLDGLFCASSPLDLAACSASIERPRNRVYQRWLLQRLVRQTLADPFGVSPQEDESLTQTPPRSIRAFDAAVTAPRWGFDSVDAYYSRASPLPFLIDDRRSLPPTLLLQALDDPWVPADAAGRLLSALTSQPAAQREPVSVLLTERGGHNGFHAPGDSLESGCWSDRVASAWLSQLSADVDR from the coding sequence ATGGGTTTCCATTCCCGCCTTCAGCACAACCCCCAGTTGCTCGGGCAGCTGGGGGTTGTCACGTATCAACAGCGCTGGCCATGGGTCGGCGGCGACCTGCAAACCCTGCGCGACACGATTAGGCCGGTACCTTTGCCCGAGGACCAGGGAGAGCCGATTCGGATTGCTGTGCCTGCCCTGACCAGTGGCGCAGCAGCAGCCGGGGAGTTGCTGGCCTTTCTGGATCGTCCCCTGCCCACATCTGCGGGTGATCCCGTCACCCCAAGAGCGCTTGTTCTGGCCCTTCATGGTCTAGGGGGTTCCAGCCGTCGGGAGGGCCTACGCCGTCTGGGCCTCACCCTGCAGAGGCAGGGGTTTGCGGTGCTGAGGCTCAATCTGCGGGGAGCGGACCCCGGTAGAGATCTGGCCGGTGGCACCTACGCCGCTGCCTGCAACAGCGATCTGCTGCCAGCAGTCGCGCGTGCCCGTGAGCTTTGCCGGCAGCTGGCCCCATCCACTTCTGTCTTGCCCCTGTTCGGTGCTGGGGTTTCTCTAGGCGGCACGATGCTGCTCAATGGTTGCCTGGCCAGCCCTGAGCAGAGGGCTAAAGCCGGCCTTCCCTCTGACCAGTTGGTGCTCGATGGATTGTTCTGTGCCAGCAGCCCCCTGGATCTGGCGGCCTGCAGTGCCTCGATCGAACGACCGCGCAACCGTGTGTACCAGCGATGGCTGCTGCAACGCCTGGTAAGACAAACACTGGCAGACCCCTTCGGCGTGAGCCCGCAGGAGGATGAATCGCTGACCCAAACCCCTCCGCGGTCGATCCGCGCCTTTGATGCAGCGGTCACGGCTCCCCGCTGGGGGTTCGATTCTGTGGATGCCTACTACTCACGGGCATCTCCTTTGCCGTTTCTGATCGATGACCGCCGTTCGTTGCCGCCCACCCTGCTGCTTCAGGCTCTCGATGATCCCTGGGTGCCAGCTGATGCAGCCGGGCGTTTGCTTTCAGCCCTCACCTCGCAGCCGGCTGCTCAGCGTGAGCCTGTATCTGTCCTTCTCACTGAGAGAGGCGGACATAACGGCTTCCACGCTCCCGGCGACAGCCTGGAGAGCGGATGCTGGTCCGATCGTGTGGCTTCAGCCTGGCTGAGCCAACTCAGCGCTGATGTCGATCGCTGA